In Thalassoglobus sp. JC818, a single window of DNA contains:
- a CDS encoding efflux RND transporter periplasmic adaptor subunit encodes MFEVLLLCSLLGGDDDHPTVETDTVTISFIDDVELSCEEPGRLASVNVEVGATVEEGQRIARQEDSSARIDVARAESQLRMAVFASQNDLEYQLQLKARDIAQSELERAEESRKQYAKSVSQSEIDRLKFALDETELKIEQAKFQQEMKRLEAQLREDELAIAQNNLARRELRSPVSGMVVEVNHQAGEWIQPGEPIARIVRVDRVRAEGLIPAATSKVRRGQPVAVILTREDGSESMHPGVVTFVDPEINPISEQIRVQAEIENPNGTLQPGQHPRMIIDLTNSVPDSELTPAEEASEQRSSDASESSE; translated from the coding sequence ATGTTTGAAGTCCTGCTCCTTTGCTCGCTTCTGGGTGGGGATGATGATCATCCCACGGTGGAAACCGATACAGTCACAATTTCGTTCATTGACGACGTCGAATTGTCCTGTGAGGAACCGGGACGACTGGCCAGCGTCAACGTGGAAGTTGGGGCGACTGTGGAAGAAGGACAACGAATCGCACGACAGGAGGATTCTTCCGCGAGAATCGACGTCGCACGTGCTGAGTCGCAACTCCGCATGGCAGTCTTCGCTTCACAAAACGACCTTGAGTATCAACTGCAACTCAAAGCCCGGGATATTGCTCAATCGGAATTGGAGAGAGCAGAAGAATCGCGAAAGCAATATGCGAAGTCAGTTTCCCAATCCGAAATTGACCGACTCAAGTTTGCTCTCGATGAAACAGAACTGAAAATAGAGCAGGCGAAGTTTCAGCAGGAGATGAAACGCCTCGAAGCACAACTTCGTGAGGATGAACTTGCGATCGCCCAAAACAACCTCGCCCGTCGTGAACTTCGATCGCCGGTTTCGGGGATGGTTGTGGAAGTCAATCACCAGGCAGGTGAATGGATTCAACCCGGTGAACCAATCGCTCGCATTGTCCGCGTCGATCGTGTTCGTGCAGAGGGTTTGATTCCTGCAGCGACATCGAAGGTTCGACGCGGTCAGCCAGTCGCTGTCATTCTCACTCGCGAAGATGGCTCGGAATCGATGCACCCCGGCGTCGTCACTTTTGTCGATCCGGAAATCAATCCCATCTCCGAACAGATTCGCGTTCAGGCTGAGATTGAAAACCCGAACGGAACTTTGCAGCCCGGTCAGCATCCGAGAATGATCATTGACCTCACCAACTCCGTCCCTGATTCGGAACTGACGCCAGCTGAAGAAGCATCAGAGCAACGTTCATCAGACGCCAGCGAGTCTTCAGAATGA
- a CDS encoding putative quinol monooxygenase produces the protein MFAINVILTVQDGSQIENIAKLLTEAGRLSREEPGCLSFEVCQSIEEKGTFLLIERWESKEAWEVHKTAQAFTEIYQPQVLPLVKRQPYFCEILE, from the coding sequence ATGTTTGCAATTAACGTCATTCTAACGGTTCAGGATGGTTCACAAATTGAAAACATTGCGAAGTTACTGACCGAAGCGGGTCGTCTGTCGCGCGAGGAACCGGGGTGTCTCAGTTTTGAAGTCTGCCAATCCATCGAGGAAAAAGGGACGTTCTTGCTGATCGAACGTTGGGAATCGAAGGAAGCTTGGGAGGTTCACAAGACAGCACAGGCGTTTACCGAGATTTATCAGCCTCAGGTGTTGCCATTGGTGAAACGCCAACCGTACTTCTGTGAGATTCTTGAATAG
- a CDS encoding DUF6677 family protein, whose protein sequence is MTDSRINLKNPIVAGILAYLIPGAGHLYQGRLFKAGLYCFCILGLFFSGMAMADWQAVKPPAMGETRLLEKAKYAGQLGVGLPSMYGLVQRARYSSESNKKPETIEEPIVAPFEGVIAYRDEQQTFEEEVTGVITLQPAKAEYGGRTISGELTVEIDGKEWTFTLAPSVNLDRPIKSSKERGVRAEIVRESDGRYEYAGELVGSIPRRFTDWFQVPMDDDEVQGLHRQLGKYHELAMVFTWVAGFLNVLAIWDAVEGPAYGFGDESDDSTDSTSSDPPAT, encoded by the coding sequence ATGACTGATTCACGGATCAACTTGAAAAATCCCATCGTGGCAGGAATTCTCGCCTATCTGATTCCAGGGGCTGGACACCTGTATCAGGGACGACTGTTTAAAGCGGGCCTGTACTGCTTTTGCATTCTTGGGCTGTTCTTCTCCGGAATGGCGATGGCCGACTGGCAAGCGGTCAAACCTCCAGCAATGGGGGAAACCCGGCTTCTCGAGAAAGCTAAGTACGCCGGGCAACTCGGAGTTGGATTGCCATCGATGTACGGGCTCGTGCAGCGCGCCCGTTACTCCTCGGAATCGAATAAGAAACCAGAGACCATCGAAGAACCCATCGTCGCTCCGTTCGAAGGAGTGATTGCATATCGTGATGAGCAACAGACGTTCGAAGAAGAAGTGACTGGAGTCATTACGCTGCAGCCCGCCAAAGCCGAGTATGGTGGTCGAACAATTAGCGGAGAACTGACCGTTGAGATCGACGGGAAGGAATGGACATTCACTTTAGCCCCTTCTGTGAATCTCGATCGACCGATCAAATCTTCGAAAGAGCGCGGCGTTCGTGCTGAAATCGTGAGGGAAAGCGACGGTCGCTATGAATACGCTGGCGAACTCGTCGGATCGATCCCACGCCGGTTCACGGACTGGTTTCAGGTTCCGATGGATGACGATGAAGTGCAGGGTCTTCATCGGCAACTCGGAAAATATCATGAACTCGCAATGGTCTTCACCTGGGTTGCTGGCTTCTTGAATGTGCTTGCGATCTGGGATGCAGTCGAAGGGCCAGCATATGGATTCGGCGATGAGTCAGACGACTCAACGGACTCCACGTCATCTGACCCACCAGCGACGTAA
- a CDS encoding carboxypeptidase-like regulatory domain-containing protein: protein MLLLLIFAPAVLLASTPVEESSSAFEIQGVVLDSGTLGPSAELSEQIVRLIAVEGTAQRFREVDRVTTDSNGRFRFQASRPPTETHFNRLSYLVLATLPDGGFGETHVRELTRPDNLTIRVARKTALLRGRVVDEEGNAVADAHIRYSLLSGETLDGLPETTTNENGLFLLPRLPAIDGTRGQPGSITLCLDHSRYPRTFVRIHKCPDIRTITLQPGCELTGSVTLNEDAPLDGLEVIAVRNDPIPDGTTQHQNVHALTDELGHFRMVVPPGRYHLQLNEDEKWVAPALMNIQCPPETSKSLPPLVAGRGSWIEGTVVNSVSESPLARTPEGALLQIGLEGPHRPRGNPQRPIPLCTVDPEGRFRLRVAPGRQFPYLLHPDGERTIWNTREQPPVTVLDSEQAEVELSFRPHRSASELYDETMTFLDQLPENSEERTRSIVRRLRQYNFITHEADAWAPLLRELILIGSPAVPHICEELETTGQQRMLRRLVFALRGINDPNCVPTLIRILPRTLQRSISPSELSVDDRTLLEFMSRRDCSNEVFSSTFQLAPPLQEVLSALETMTQHSEETSCLTKLHLSSDDHANVFATARFAQAATNWASWWNANSDQFSIDPLNRTVALIPTPMIDVESVPFDGKLSSDAEGGPLYRSLWLNPVTATNRADCFFDLDTRCVISAPADLKFDTHDPTSLQTLIQWGRDHGADIVCLMTTTTDGRETPSLKLIDSRAWEIGTPADQMARWINVGQLPTGRPVDELLHSRESDSDVLTTRENSNFLCLTSEKGLGVITLNLVQSREANAGHWHQVRIGFDLAVIYR from the coding sequence ATGCTTCTGCTTCTGATATTCGCTCCGGCAGTTCTCTTGGCCTCGACGCCAGTCGAGGAATCTTCGTCAGCGTTTGAAATTCAAGGAGTCGTGCTCGACTCAGGAACGCTTGGCCCTTCCGCAGAACTCTCCGAGCAAATTGTTCGACTCATTGCGGTCGAAGGAACAGCCCAGCGTTTTCGCGAAGTCGACCGCGTTACGACCGATTCCAATGGTCGCTTTCGGTTTCAAGCAAGTCGACCACCGACCGAGACTCACTTCAACCGATTGAGCTATCTCGTTCTCGCCACTCTTCCCGATGGAGGATTCGGAGAAACTCATGTCCGCGAACTGACTCGCCCGGACAATCTGACGATCAGAGTCGCTCGCAAGACGGCATTGCTTCGCGGACGGGTAGTGGATGAAGAGGGGAACGCCGTTGCCGATGCCCACATTCGCTATAGCTTATTGAGCGGCGAAACACTCGATGGATTGCCGGAAACAACAACTAACGAGAACGGCCTGTTTCTCTTACCGAGACTTCCAGCAATCGACGGAACGCGCGGACAGCCGGGCTCGATCACTCTCTGCTTGGATCACTCACGTTATCCGAGAACGTTCGTACGAATTCATAAGTGTCCCGACATCCGAACGATCACTCTCCAACCGGGATGCGAACTGACCGGCTCAGTAACGTTGAATGAAGATGCTCCCCTCGACGGACTCGAAGTCATAGCTGTCCGCAACGATCCGATTCCCGATGGGACGACTCAACATCAGAATGTCCACGCCCTGACGGATGAGCTCGGTCACTTTCGAATGGTTGTCCCGCCCGGTCGCTATCACTTGCAACTGAATGAAGACGAAAAATGGGTTGCCCCGGCATTGATGAACATTCAGTGTCCGCCTGAGACGTCGAAGTCTCTTCCTCCCCTCGTTGCAGGAAGAGGTAGCTGGATCGAAGGAACGGTCGTCAACTCAGTGTCGGAATCACCGCTCGCAAGAACGCCTGAAGGCGCTCTTCTGCAAATTGGGCTGGAAGGGCCGCATCGCCCGAGAGGGAATCCGCAACGGCCCATTCCGCTTTGCACGGTCGATCCCGAGGGACGATTCCGATTGCGAGTTGCCCCCGGAAGGCAGTTCCCGTACCTGCTTCATCCCGACGGAGAACGAACCATCTGGAACACTCGTGAACAGCCTCCAGTCACCGTACTGGACAGCGAGCAGGCGGAAGTCGAACTCAGCTTTCGTCCTCATCGTTCTGCTTCGGAGTTGTACGACGAGACGATGACGTTTCTCGATCAGCTTCCAGAAAATTCTGAAGAGAGAACGCGAAGCATTGTGAGGCGGCTGCGGCAATACAACTTTATCACTCACGAAGCCGACGCCTGGGCTCCTCTCTTGCGAGAGTTGATCCTTATCGGCTCGCCAGCGGTTCCACATATTTGCGAAGAACTGGAAACGACCGGTCAACAGCGAATGCTGAGGCGACTGGTATTCGCACTTCGCGGAATCAATGATCCGAACTGCGTCCCGACTCTTATTCGCATTCTTCCCCGAACACTTCAACGGAGCATCAGTCCCTCTGAACTGAGCGTTGACGATCGCACGCTCCTCGAATTCATGTCTCGCCGAGACTGTTCGAACGAAGTTTTCAGTTCGACGTTTCAACTCGCTCCGCCGCTTCAAGAAGTGCTCAGTGCGCTGGAGACAATGACGCAACACAGCGAGGAAACGAGTTGCCTGACCAAACTTCACCTCTCATCGGATGATCATGCAAACGTATTTGCCACAGCCCGATTCGCGCAGGCAGCCACAAATTGGGCGAGTTGGTGGAATGCAAATTCTGATCAATTCTCGATCGATCCCTTAAATCGAACAGTCGCCCTGATCCCGACACCAATGATTGATGTCGAGAGTGTTCCCTTCGACGGGAAGCTGTCTTCCGACGCAGAGGGTGGGCCCCTTTATCGTTCACTCTGGCTCAACCCAGTGACGGCGACGAACCGAGCAGACTGCTTCTTCGATTTAGATACACGCTGTGTTATCTCAGCACCTGCAGACCTGAAGTTCGATACTCACGATCCAACATCACTGCAAACTCTCATTCAATGGGGCAGAGATCACGGAGCGGACATCGTATGCTTAATGACAACGACGACCGACGGACGAGAGACTCCGTCTTTGAAACTCATTGATTCGCGAGCTTGGGAAATCGGGACTCCTGCCGATCAGATGGCCCGGTGGATCAATGTCGGTCAGCTTCCAACGGGACGGCCGGTCGACGAACTTCTGCACTCGCGGGAATCGGATTCCGATGTCCTGACGACGAGGGAGAACTCAAACTTCCTCTGTCTCACGTCAGAGAAAGGACTGGGAGTCATCACACTGAATCTTGTTCAAAGTCGTGAAGCGAATGCTGGCCATTGGCACCAAGTGAGAATCGGGTTCGACCTTGCGGTGATCTACCGCTAG
- a CDS encoding DUF423 domain-containing protein, which yields MTKDSAFWIRVGAILGGLAVVLGAFAAHGLDKPLQDLYEGQTKIVLGIEIPATQKYLADFKTAAEYQMYHAFAILILGVLPASLSRRSINIAGWSFLLGIILFSGSLYCLVLTGYTRLGMITPIGGVMFIVGWIALLLAVPSASLPGTEHSPKK from the coding sequence ATGACGAAGGACTCAGCGTTTTGGATTCGTGTTGGTGCAATCCTCGGCGGGTTGGCAGTCGTCTTGGGAGCCTTTGCAGCCCACGGACTCGACAAGCCACTTCAGGACCTTTACGAAGGTCAGACGAAAATCGTCCTCGGCATCGAGATTCCAGCGACACAGAAGTACCTCGCCGATTTCAAGACCGCTGCCGAATATCAGATGTACCACGCGTTCGCGATTTTGATTCTCGGTGTCTTGCCAGCGAGCCTTTCGCGTCGAAGCATCAACATCGCAGGTTGGTCGTTCCTGCTCGGGATCATTCTCTTTTCTGGCAGCTTGTATTGCCTCGTTCTGACTGGCTACACACGACTTGGAATGATCACTCCCATTGGCGGAGTGATGTTCATTGTCGGGTGGATCGCATTGCTGCTCGCGGTTCCTTCTGCCTCGTTGCCGGGCACGGAACACAGTCCAAAGAAGTGA
- a CDS encoding site-2 protease family protein, protein MSAAAASDQSPQTQHLAISVRKDLEIGPLQSGPAASWTVRDPLSQQFFLLREHDFFVFQCLKSKTTIQEIQRQFFQRFAPVQLSETQILSFIQRLWNQGLVSIDRPGMSENLVRGNRESERRARWNKFTNVLAIRFRGFDPDQLLTTTLPYVRWIFHPASIACFTVLVSIAFGIVFAEADRISMELVGLKVLFSPQHLVWLMITIAAIKVIHELGHGFTCKYFGGECHEMGLMLLALTPCLYCNVSDSWRLPNRWQRILISASGILVEVVIAAVCTILWALSAPGTFHLICLYVMVVASINTLLLNGNPLLRYDGYYILSDYTNVPNLRSRAQAQLSALSRRLLYGVGSPMARTSTMSAKLGLTFYGLASSIYLTLVIFTILWMIYSLLKPYGLEALAVLIGVGMLTARLAQVSLHQFHTARVLMEQKELRWPRALIGFGGVVAALWLVLLIPLPNAVTAPCQIRAGQRTAVYVSVPGIIESENVRPGQEVAEGEVIAKLRNPDLAFRRLQKESSVGQQRKKIEIMNRQVGIDPSIAAELPTARTMLNELENQLMELDEEIQRLTLRAPSSGAFLPTELPPLHHSDDSLVVADVPPSDQRVRGAWLVQGTLFGYVAPSVHREAVVYVPENEIVELSAGQSVSIVVPEQPAQSFSGTIVEVGAEPVQNVPLELTVTGQFSGQMDQSGGIRPVSPSYAVIVQLDASASELMLHQTGNARIRLPSEPLLSHISKWLRRTFLIAG, encoded by the coding sequence ATGAGTGCGGCGGCCGCGTCTGACCAGTCGCCGCAGACTCAACACCTCGCGATCAGCGTTCGCAAGGACCTGGAAATCGGGCCACTACAGTCAGGTCCGGCAGCGAGTTGGACTGTTCGCGATCCGCTGTCTCAGCAGTTCTTTCTACTCCGCGAGCACGATTTCTTTGTCTTTCAATGTTTGAAATCGAAGACAACGATTCAGGAAATTCAACGTCAATTCTTCCAGCGATTCGCTCCGGTCCAGCTTTCCGAAACTCAGATTCTCAGCTTCATTCAACGACTCTGGAATCAGGGGTTGGTGTCAATCGACCGACCGGGCATGTCGGAAAATCTGGTCAGAGGAAACCGCGAGTCCGAAAGGCGTGCCCGCTGGAACAAGTTCACCAATGTGCTCGCCATCCGTTTTCGCGGGTTTGATCCTGATCAACTCTTGACCACAACGCTTCCTTACGTTCGGTGGATCTTTCACCCCGCCAGCATCGCATGCTTCACAGTTTTGGTGTCGATTGCGTTCGGAATTGTGTTCGCAGAGGCGGATCGCATCTCGATGGAGCTAGTTGGCTTGAAGGTTCTGTTCTCACCGCAGCATCTGGTCTGGCTGATGATTACAATCGCCGCGATCAAAGTGATCCATGAACTCGGACACGGCTTCACATGTAAGTATTTCGGAGGAGAATGTCATGAAATGGGACTCATGCTGCTTGCGCTGACTCCGTGTCTCTACTGCAATGTCAGCGATTCGTGGAGGCTGCCGAATCGTTGGCAGAGAATACTGATTTCCGCGTCCGGCATACTGGTTGAAGTGGTCATCGCAGCGGTCTGTACCATTCTTTGGGCGTTATCAGCTCCGGGGACTTTTCACCTGATCTGCCTGTATGTCATGGTTGTGGCCAGTATCAACACGCTGCTGCTGAATGGAAATCCCCTGCTCCGTTACGACGGCTATTACATTCTCTCAGACTACACCAACGTCCCAAATCTTCGATCACGAGCACAAGCACAACTCAGCGCACTCAGTCGAAGACTCCTGTATGGAGTCGGCAGCCCGATGGCTCGAACATCAACGATGAGCGCTAAACTCGGGTTGACGTTTTACGGATTGGCCTCTTCGATTTATCTCACACTGGTCATCTTCACGATTCTCTGGATGATTTACAGCTTGCTCAAACCGTACGGTTTGGAAGCTCTCGCTGTTCTGATTGGAGTGGGAATGCTCACGGCACGACTGGCACAGGTTTCATTACATCAGTTTCATACTGCTCGAGTCCTGATGGAACAGAAAGAGCTTCGGTGGCCGCGAGCGCTAATCGGATTTGGAGGAGTTGTTGCCGCCTTGTGGCTGGTCTTGTTGATACCACTTCCAAATGCTGTTACCGCTCCGTGTCAGATCCGAGCTGGTCAACGAACTGCGGTGTACGTCAGTGTTCCCGGGATCATTGAATCCGAGAATGTCCGCCCCGGACAAGAAGTTGCCGAGGGTGAGGTCATCGCGAAGCTGCGAAATCCAGATCTCGCTTTTCGACGACTGCAGAAAGAGAGCAGCGTTGGGCAGCAACGTAAGAAAATTGAGATCATGAACCGGCAAGTTGGAATTGATCCCTCAATCGCGGCCGAACTGCCGACAGCTCGCACGATGCTCAACGAACTCGAGAACCAATTGATGGAACTCGATGAAGAAATTCAACGGCTCACGCTGCGAGCCCCGAGCAGTGGAGCATTTCTGCCTACAGAACTACCGCCCCTCCATCACTCCGACGATTCATTAGTCGTCGCAGATGTCCCTCCCAGCGATCAGCGAGTTCGAGGCGCTTGGCTCGTGCAGGGAACTCTCTTCGGATACGTCGCTCCTTCTGTGCACCGCGAAGCTGTGGTGTACGTTCCGGAAAATGAAATTGTCGAACTATCAGCAGGACAGTCTGTTTCGATCGTTGTTCCCGAACAACCAGCGCAGTCTTTCTCTGGGACGATCGTCGAAGTTGGAGCGGAACCGGTTCAGAATGTTCCTCTCGAATTGACGGTGACTGGCCAATTTTCGGGGCAGATGGATCAGAGTGGGGGAATTCGGCCTGTCTCCCCCAGCTACGCTGTGATTGTCCAACTCGATGCATCTGCATCTGAGTTGATGCTGCATCAAACGGGGAACGCTCGAATTCGTTTGCCGTCAGAGCCGCTGCTCTCTCACATTTCAAAATGGCTTCGCAGAACGTTTCTTATCGCAGGTTGA
- a CDS encoding putative sugar nucleotidyl transferase has protein sequence MNVSNWNIVFFEDSLAPQFFPVALLRPVFELVCGHGSVRERLRRRFPETEWGAILRPELRETYLETFPDCKIDNLNSLREAPTLIINGRWLGDPRTLEDLDEGTSGWIDDELAWSVFSPEDLQRSSDPSLADQVVEIAKSKRSVPTTGEMIHYPWDLIHFNPQMLSLDFDLNSRDEQQASFNISGLVGPREQLFIGQGAEVDPFVVLDTRHGPIWIESGAKLQAFTRIEGPAYVGRETQTFRANIREGTTIGPVCRVGGEVEESILHGFANKYHDGFLGHSYVCPWVNLGALTTNSDLKNDYSDVSVPLVGERVLSESNKVGCFIGDHTKTAIGSFFNTGSSIGVMSMVLPAGELQPKFVPSYSRVWHGQIEELPNGIDSAMKTARIAMDRRKQELTPAMQKLLQHTFEITQPHRDAALLRQSQRR, from the coding sequence ATGAATGTGTCAAACTGGAACATTGTCTTCTTTGAAGATTCACTCGCACCGCAGTTTTTTCCTGTCGCATTGCTCCGTCCGGTCTTCGAACTCGTCTGCGGACATGGCAGCGTGCGTGAGCGTCTTCGACGGAGATTTCCCGAAACGGAGTGGGGCGCAATTCTTCGCCCGGAACTCCGGGAAACGTATCTCGAAACATTTCCTGATTGTAAAATTGACAACCTGAATTCGCTGCGGGAAGCCCCCACTCTCATCATCAATGGTCGATGGCTTGGTGATCCGCGCACGCTAGAAGATCTCGACGAAGGAACGTCTGGCTGGATCGATGACGAACTCGCCTGGAGTGTTTTCTCGCCGGAGGATTTGCAGCGATCGTCGGACCCATCGCTTGCGGATCAAGTCGTCGAGATTGCGAAGTCAAAACGGTCCGTCCCGACGACCGGAGAGATGATCCACTACCCATGGGATCTGATTCACTTCAATCCGCAGATGCTCAGCCTCGATTTCGATTTGAATTCCCGAGACGAACAGCAAGCGTCGTTTAATATCTCTGGGCTTGTCGGTCCGCGCGAACAGTTGTTCATTGGCCAGGGAGCTGAGGTCGATCCATTTGTCGTTCTTGACACACGACACGGTCCGATCTGGATTGAATCCGGTGCCAAGCTTCAGGCGTTTACAAGAATCGAAGGCCCCGCTTACGTCGGACGGGAAACACAAACGTTCCGCGCCAATATTCGAGAAGGTACAACGATCGGTCCGGTTTGCCGCGTCGGCGGTGAAGTTGAGGAGAGTATTCTTCACGGCTTCGCCAACAAGTATCACGACGGATTTCTCGGGCACAGCTACGTCTGTCCGTGGGTCAACCTCGGAGCGCTGACCACCAATAGCGATCTGAAGAACGACTACTCCGACGTCTCCGTCCCATTGGTCGGAGAGCGGGTCTTATCAGAATCGAACAAAGTCGGCTGCTTCATCGGCGATCACACGAAGACAGCCATCGGAAGCTTCTTCAATACGGGATCATCGATTGGCGTGATGTCGATGGTCCTGCCAGCTGGAGAGCTGCAACCAAAATTTGTTCCGTCGTACTCGCGTGTCTGGCACGGTCAGATCGAAGAATTACCGAATGGAATCGACTCGGCGATGAAAACGGCAAGAATCGCCATGGATCGCCGTAAGCAAGAACTGACACCAGCAATGCAAAAACTGTTGCAGCACACGTTTGAGATCACCCAGCCTCACCGAGACGCCGCCCTGCTCCGCCAATCGCAGCGGAGATAA
- a CDS encoding nucleotide sugar dehydrogenase, with translation MSAELLQKIESKKALVGVVGLGYVGLPLLDAFINSGFQTIGFDIDDEKVVRLNRGESYIKHISSDQIANWREKKQFEATSDMSRLSEADVILICVPTPLNESRDPDLSYVTGTGEEIAAALRPGQLVILESTTYPTTTRDVLVPVLEKSGLKVSEDFFVAYSPEREDPGNIDYSAAKIPKVVGGIDEQSLKLATALYGHAVVGIVPVSSPEIAEAAKILENTYRAVNIALVNELKVLLDGLHIDIWEVIDAAKTKPFGFQAFYPGPGLGGHCIPIDPFYLTWLARKQGLTTRFIELAGEVNSRMPEYVIGRLSEFLNDAGKPVRDSKICVLGAAYKKDVDDPRESPSFVLMELLLKWGADLSYNDPHVPRIPKMRHHDLPDLRSQELTPEFLAEQDCVLIATDHSAYDYDHIVKHSQLVLDTRNATKGVTENREKIRKA, from the coding sequence ATGTCCGCAGAATTGCTACAAAAGATCGAATCGAAAAAAGCACTGGTTGGCGTTGTCGGCTTGGGATACGTCGGATTGCCGCTGCTTGATGCGTTCATCAACTCCGGATTTCAAACAATCGGTTTCGATATCGACGATGAGAAAGTCGTCCGATTGAATCGTGGCGAGAGCTACATCAAACACATCTCGTCCGATCAGATCGCGAACTGGCGAGAGAAGAAACAATTCGAAGCGACAAGCGACATGTCGCGATTGTCAGAAGCAGATGTCATTCTCATCTGTGTTCCGACTCCTCTGAACGAAAGCCGCGACCCCGACCTGTCTTACGTGACCGGAACCGGAGAAGAGATTGCCGCAGCCCTTCGTCCGGGACAACTGGTCATTCTCGAGAGCACAACATACCCGACGACGACACGCGATGTCCTCGTTCCCGTTCTGGAAAAATCCGGCCTCAAAGTCAGCGAAGACTTCTTCGTCGCTTACAGCCCGGAACGCGAAGATCCAGGCAATATCGATTACTCAGCTGCCAAGATTCCAAAAGTTGTGGGTGGAATCGACGAGCAAAGCCTGAAGTTGGCGACCGCCCTTTACGGTCACGCAGTTGTGGGAATCGTCCCGGTTTCATCGCCTGAAATCGCGGAAGCTGCCAAGATTCTCGAGAACACTTACCGCGCGGTGAACATCGCTCTCGTTAACGAATTGAAGGTCCTTCTGGACGGCCTCCACATCGATATCTGGGAAGTAATCGACGCCGCCAAGACAAAACCGTTCGGATTCCAGGCATTCTATCCCGGACCGGGACTCGGCGGACACTGTATTCCGATCGACCCGTTCTATCTGACTTGGTTGGCCCGTAAGCAGGGACTGACAACTCGCTTCATCGAATTGGCTGGGGAAGTCAACTCGAGAATGCCTGAGTACGTCATCGGCCGCTTGTCAGAGTTCCTCAACGATGCTGGCAAACCAGTTCGAGACAGCAAGATTTGTGTCCTCGGAGCGGCTTACAAGAAAGACGTCGACGATCCGCGTGAGAGTCCTTCATTCGTCCTCATGGAACTTCTGCTGAAGTGGGGCGCGGATCTCTCTTACAACGATCCACACGTTCCACGCATTCCAAAAATGCGACACCACGACCTTCCCGATCTCCGCAGCCAGGAACTGACTCCTGAATTCCTCGCTGAACAGGACTGCGTGTTGATCGCTACGGACCACTCTGCGTATGACTACGACCATATCGTCAAACATTCGCAACTCGTCCTCGACACTCGAAACGCAACCAAGGGCGTGACAGAGAATCGCGAGAAGATCCGTAAGGCATAG
- a CDS encoding DJ-1/PfpI family protein has translation MMAKKLLLIAGDFVEDYEIMVPFQALQAFGYQVDAVCPDKKAGEQIRTAIHDFEGDQTYSEKPGHNFTLNASFAEIVPSDYVGLVIPGGRAPEYLRLNDKVLELVRHFDSEKKPIAAICHGLQLLAAAGTLSGRACTAYPACGPEVTLAGGEFQAIEVTEAFVDGNLVTAPAWPAHPQWIAKFVAVLGGKVEL, from the coding sequence ATCATGGCAAAGAAACTACTTCTGATCGCTGGAGACTTCGTCGAAGACTACGAAATCATGGTTCCGTTTCAGGCCCTCCAGGCATTCGGGTATCAAGTCGATGCGGTCTGCCCTGACAAGAAAGCTGGCGAGCAGATCAGGACAGCGATCCACGACTTCGAGGGTGACCAGACTTACAGCGAGAAGCCCGGCCACAATTTCACTCTGAACGCGAGCTTTGCTGAAATCGTCCCCAGCGACTACGTCGGGCTGGTCATCCCTGGCGGGCGAGCGCCGGAATATCTCCGCTTGAACGACAAGGTTCTGGAACTCGTTCGGCATTTCGATTCGGAGAAGAAACCAATCGCGGCAATCTGTCACGGGCTTCAGTTGCTCGCTGCCGCTGGAACTCTTTCAGGACGTGCCTGTACGGCATACCCAGCTTGCGGACCGGAAGTCACACTGGCTGGCGGCGAGTTTCAAGCCATTGAGGTGACCGAAGCTTTCGTCGATGGCAATCTCGTGACCGCTCCAGCCTGGCCAGCCCATCCTCAATGGATCGCCAAATTCGTGGCAGTCCTAGGTGGGAAAGTGGAGCTGTAA